A genomic stretch from Corynebacterium faecale includes:
- a CDS encoding response regulator transcription factor, whose protein sequence is MTWNVLAIDDHEVALAGIDAILRASGDCELVGSFATVEEGSGFLSARPDVRVDIVLLDLRLADNSDPFLNVQCFHALGIPVLVFSSLEDPYLTRRALLAGSAGVIEKSASALELNEAIVSICQGNTYANADWASVIDSDPGIKQVELSKRQQEVLEMYASGESAKRVATTLGLSAETVQDYINRIRYKYAQAGRPIATKVQMFQRAQEDGYLPGPLGA, encoded by the coding sequence ATGACGTGGAATGTCCTTGCGATTGATGATCATGAGGTCGCCCTGGCTGGCATTGATGCCATTCTCCGTGCCAGCGGGGACTGCGAATTGGTGGGTTCCTTCGCCACGGTGGAAGAAGGCTCCGGGTTCCTTTCAGCACGGCCTGATGTCCGGGTGGATATCGTCCTGCTCGATTTGCGCCTGGCGGATAACTCCGATCCTTTCCTCAACGTGCAGTGTTTCCACGCCCTGGGTATTCCGGTGCTGGTGTTCTCCTCACTGGAGGATCCCTATCTGACGCGGCGCGCCCTGCTTGCCGGATCAGCCGGGGTGATCGAAAAATCCGCGAGCGCCCTGGAACTCAACGAGGCGATCGTATCCATCTGTCAGGGGAATACCTATGCCAATGCGGACTGGGCCAGCGTGATCGATTCGGATCCGGGTATCAAACAGGTGGAGCTGTCAAAACGACAGCAGGAGGTCCTCGAGATGTACGCCTCGGGCGAATCCGCGAAACGGGTGGCCACCACGCTGGGATTATCAGCAGAAACGGTTCAGGACTACATCAACCGGATCAGGTACAAATACGCTCAGGCCGGCAGACCGATCGCCACCAAGGTTCAGATGTTTCAACGCGCCCAGGAAGACGGATACCTGCCAGGCCCACTCGGTGCTTGA
- a CDS encoding sensor histidine kinase, translated as MPRTQLRSDSLPGEFFAPGFRAPTDDLPVKVQQQFHELRTATPSLLRVIAIGGGLSWTLLLTQTFNLQSTPVVLLSWGVLFIAAVVLLVAGLGKVEKLYQPAMAAGALVYFLLLSIHSMYLLISGASPLDALKLGDYSAIPAALFVASWPGLASIVVALLAVSVAAAFNLGTPPGFRMLIEILHALAPVVPFVIMAARGLSTTRTIDRAASRTYRDALVLARQKALGELETRFLAFIHDHVLTQLSAIWRGTIPPDPQRILADIRRSGQDSLDSLGGVTYGDAVNQISAAVLTEYPATRVDPPGTIPAGARLPATTVAALADALRQGAANVAKHAPGTTARLRFDLHPERFTAVLADDGPGFDPEGLPEDRVGIRVSILGRLDQTPGASGSVQSAPGEGCVITVLWDQHGQGIQVDPDVDTLPSVYESMGFSDIFQPGPAVVVWLMFLGLSLSNEHPRPLWWMVSMIFAAVTLGLLVQKPHERLSNRFTLASCVFIWLFYGFAIAENSADEQTWPFFWAPWVALLLCAYLAMRNRPLAGWGAWIGCMMIAQLFVWSGIQTDYIAPSNSWTHSLVLLPASILPWMVKRISDGLPLLISERRATAATAAVGLARQRFLDAARDWLSTRITMLFHTSLTPEQSSMAAHLLEQRLRDSIRSPLLDRPAITAGTWDARLRGVNVKLLDDYSLSPATYRGRDIHPHITEVEDILTSVFDRAVEGDTVVVRLLPVGRDTAATVLHRRETTGESWRVRIHTGATST; from the coding sequence ATGCCACGCACACAACTGAGAAGTGACTCCCTGCCCGGTGAGTTCTTCGCACCCGGTTTCAGGGCCCCCACCGATGACCTGCCGGTGAAGGTGCAACAGCAGTTTCACGAATTGCGCACCGCCACGCCATCACTGCTCAGGGTCATCGCCATCGGTGGTGGATTATCGTGGACGCTGCTGCTGACACAGACCTTCAACCTCCAGTCCACTCCCGTTGTCCTTCTCTCATGGGGCGTGCTCTTCATCGCCGCTGTGGTTCTGTTGGTTGCGGGGTTGGGGAAGGTGGAGAAACTCTATCAACCGGCGATGGCGGCCGGGGCGTTGGTCTATTTCCTCCTGCTCAGTATCCATTCCATGTATCTGCTGATATCGGGTGCTTCACCCTTGGACGCGCTGAAGCTGGGGGACTACTCGGCGATCCCGGCAGCCCTGTTCGTAGCATCCTGGCCGGGTCTGGCATCAATAGTGGTGGCGCTGCTGGCCGTGTCGGTGGCAGCGGCATTCAACCTCGGGACACCACCGGGTTTCCGGATGCTGATAGAGATCCTGCACGCGCTGGCCCCCGTGGTGCCGTTTGTGATCATGGCGGCCAGAGGACTGAGCACCACCCGCACGATTGATCGTGCTGCCTCCCGCACCTACCGGGATGCCTTGGTGCTGGCCCGGCAGAAGGCACTGGGTGAGTTGGAGACCCGGTTCCTGGCCTTCATCCATGACCATGTGCTCACCCAGTTGTCTGCGATCTGGCGGGGCACGATCCCCCCTGATCCCCAGCGCATCCTTGCCGATATCCGCCGTTCAGGTCAGGACTCCCTGGACAGCCTGGGAGGTGTGACCTACGGGGACGCGGTGAATCAGATCAGCGCAGCGGTGCTCACTGAGTATCCTGCGACGAGGGTTGACCCACCCGGGACGATTCCTGCGGGGGCGCGTCTGCCGGCAACCACCGTCGCCGCGTTGGCGGACGCCCTGAGGCAGGGCGCTGCGAACGTCGCAAAGCATGCACCCGGGACCACCGCCCGGCTGCGCTTTGACCTGCACCCCGAGCGTTTCACCGCTGTGCTTGCCGACGACGGGCCGGGTTTCGACCCCGAGGGCCTACCCGAGGATCGCGTGGGGATCCGGGTGAGTATTCTCGGCCGCCTGGACCAGACCCCCGGAGCGTCGGGGAGTGTGCAGAGCGCGCCGGGGGAGGGCTGCGTGATCACCGTGCTGTGGGACCAGCATGGGCAGGGGATACAGGTCGATCCTGATGTGGACACCCTGCCATCGGTGTATGAATCGATGGGGTTCTCCGATATCTTCCAACCCGGTCCAGCGGTGGTGGTGTGGTTGATGTTTCTCGGATTGTCCTTGTCCAATGAGCATCCCCGCCCGCTCTGGTGGATGGTGTCCATGATCTTTGCGGCAGTCACACTCGGACTATTGGTCCAGAAACCCCACGAACGGCTGTCAAACCGGTTCACCCTGGCCAGCTGCGTGTTCATCTGGTTATTCTATGGGTTTGCGATTGCTGAAAATAGTGCTGACGAGCAGACCTGGCCCTTCTTCTGGGCACCATGGGTGGCACTATTGCTGTGTGCCTACCTGGCCATGCGCAACAGACCGCTGGCCGGGTGGGGCGCATGGATCGGGTGCATGATGATCGCGCAACTGTTTGTGTGGTCCGGGATTCAAACGGACTATATCGCCCCCTCAAACTCCTGGACCCACTCCCTGGTCCTGCTGCCCGCATCTATTCTGCCGTGGATGGTCAAACGCATCTCCGACGGACTGCCCCTGCTCATCAGCGAACGACGCGCCACCGCCGCCACCGCCGCCGTGGGTCTGGCGCGTCAGCGTTTCCTCGATGCCGCCCGTGACTGGTTATCCACCCGGATCACCATGCTGTTTCACACTTCCCTCACCCCGGAACAATCGTCCATGGCCGCGCATCTGCTTGAACAGCGCCTCCGCGATTCCATCCGCTCACCACTGCTTGACCGACCGGCGATCACCGCCGGCACATGGGACGCCCGCCTGCGCGGCGTCAACGTCAAGCTTCTCGACGACTACTCCCTCAGCCCCGCAACCTATCGCGGGAGGGACATCCATCCCCACATCACCGAGGTGGAAGACATACTCACCAGCGTGTTTGACCGAGCTGTGGAGGGAGACACGGTGGTGGTGCGACTACTTCCTGTGGGCCGTGACACCGCAGCCACCGTCCTCCACCGCAGGGAAACCACGGGGGAGTCGTGGCGGGTCAGAATCCACACCGGCGCCACTTCGACCTAA